Proteins encoded in a region of the Pelagicoccus sp. SDUM812003 genome:
- a CDS encoding aldo/keto reductase, with amino-acid sequence MPAIGLGTFGSDHVSADEMARAVRGAGSVGYRHFDCAEVYGNEAEIGEALKRLQGSGIARDELWINSKVWNDHHRPADVAAACERSLRNLQLDYLDLYFVHWPFRNHHPPGCSVESRSPDATPYRHEAFMETWAAMESLVQRGLVRNIGTSNMTVPKLQRLLEDASIKPSCNEMELHPHFQQPEFIAFLEAQQILPVGYCPIGSPARPERDRTPDDTVDIEDPVIVSIAQAHGVHPATICIKWAVQRGQVPIPMSTNPRNYLANLKAVVEDPLTDEQMSAIAKIDRDCRLIKGQVFLWESAKDWRDLWDLAGAITQ; translated from the coding sequence ATGCCCGCCATCGGCTTGGGCACTTTCGGATCCGACCACGTTTCCGCTGACGAAATGGCTCGAGCCGTACGAGGCGCCGGCTCCGTCGGCTACCGCCATTTCGATTGCGCCGAAGTCTACGGAAACGAAGCGGAAATCGGCGAGGCCCTGAAACGGCTGCAGGGAAGCGGCATCGCCCGCGACGAGCTCTGGATCAACTCCAAGGTCTGGAACGATCACCATCGCCCCGCCGACGTGGCGGCCGCCTGCGAACGCTCGCTCCGCAATCTTCAGCTCGACTACCTGGATCTCTATTTCGTTCACTGGCCCTTTCGCAACCACCACCCTCCCGGCTGCTCCGTCGAATCGCGCAGCCCGGACGCGACCCCCTATCGCCACGAGGCGTTCATGGAAACTTGGGCCGCCATGGAGTCCCTCGTCCAACGCGGGCTGGTTCGAAACATCGGCACCTCCAACATGACGGTGCCCAAGCTACAGCGCTTGCTCGAGGACGCTTCGATCAAACCGTCTTGCAACGAAATGGAGCTCCATCCCCATTTCCAACAACCGGAGTTCATCGCGTTTCTTGAAGCCCAGCAGATCCTGCCGGTCGGCTACTGCCCCATCGGCTCGCCCGCCCGCCCGGAACGCGATCGCACTCCCGACGATACCGTGGATATCGAAGATCCCGTCATCGTATCCATAGCTCAAGCGCACGGCGTACATCCCGCCACCATCTGCATCAAGTGGGCTGTCCAGCGCGGGCAGGTTCCCATCCCCATGTCAACAAACCCTCGCAACTACCTCGCCAACCTCAAGGCCGTGGTCGAAGACCCGCTGACGGACGAGCAAATGAGCGCCATCGCAAAGATCGACCGCGACTGCCGACTCATCAAGGGACAGGTCTTCCTCTGGGAATCCGCCAAAGACTGGCGAGACCTTTGGGACCTGGCCGGAGCCATCACCCAATAG
- a CDS encoding DUF2007 domain-containing protein, with translation MITIRSFSSQAQASLARSVLETAGIAVSLADEHTYSLGAQYVPDGIRLQVPPEEEEKARRILDNQELVAPLPDDFVPPEPYPENLATPETGPFTWTKAFFLGGMFATIALALIILIGLLLGGSVSLSVGFVLLVFAVGGVLGIVVHSAFGPNEGKKKAPGKSPRDGDQHSSTP, from the coding sequence ATGATCACCATCCGCAGCTTCTCCAGCCAAGCCCAAGCCTCGCTAGCCCGCTCCGTTCTCGAAACGGCTGGCATCGCCGTTTCGCTTGCCGACGAGCACACCTACTCTCTCGGGGCTCAATACGTGCCAGACGGCATCAGACTGCAAGTGCCCCCGGAGGAAGAGGAAAAAGCCCGGCGCATTCTCGACAACCAAGAATTGGTAGCCCCCTTACCCGACGATTTCGTACCACCCGAGCCCTATCCTGAGAATCTCGCAACACCAGAAACGGGACCTTTCACCTGGACCAAAGCGTTCTTCCTCGGCGGCATGTTCGCAACGATCGCCCTCGCCCTCATCATCCTGATCGGCCTCCTCCTGGGCGGCAGCGTCAGCCTAAGCGTCGGCTTCGTCCTTCTGGTCTTCGCGGTCGGCGGCGTCCTCGGCATCGTAGTTCACTCGGCGTTCGGCCCAAATGAAGGCAAGAAGAAGGCCCCCGGCAAAAGCCCGCGCGATGGGGATCAACATTCCTCAACCCCTTAA
- a CDS encoding AraC family transcriptional regulator has translation MSDPHVSQLFSSQTNRGLYMVQEAMGGGDAAVSVVCSGWEECSADYRIERESFPYFALEYIAGGDWEIRFSEGKRRLGPGAVICYGPGVRYSMRPLSDAGLSKYFVDFTGEEMEARLRRIGLPPGSERMVFQHRWLRDLFDQLIDTRRFDAQARERISAMTLDLLLERLPNHFAGEQRKTQAWQSFERCRAYLSEHYARAQSLSSVAEACGVSPAYLSRLFNRFSNESPKAFLDRLKMSRAAQELLRGNVQVKEAAAEAGYEDVFHFSRVFKKRFGLPPSVFANRSGARASSPSGRSTGGA, from the coding sequence GTGTCGGATCCCCATGTTTCCCAGCTCTTCTCTTCGCAGACCAACCGAGGCCTCTACATGGTGCAAGAGGCTATGGGCGGAGGGGACGCCGCCGTGAGCGTGGTCTGCTCTGGTTGGGAGGAATGCAGCGCGGACTATCGAATCGAACGGGAGAGCTTTCCCTATTTCGCTTTGGAATACATTGCCGGGGGCGATTGGGAGATCCGTTTTTCCGAGGGGAAGAGGCGCCTTGGGCCGGGCGCCGTGATCTGCTACGGACCGGGGGTTCGCTACTCCATGCGGCCTCTGAGCGACGCTGGGCTGAGCAAGTACTTCGTCGATTTCACGGGAGAGGAGATGGAGGCGCGGCTGAGGCGGATCGGACTGCCGCCGGGCAGCGAGCGCATGGTTTTCCAGCACCGATGGTTGAGGGATCTTTTTGACCAGCTCATCGACACGAGACGGTTCGATGCCCAGGCGAGGGAACGCATTTCCGCCATGACGCTGGACCTCTTGCTCGAGCGCTTGCCGAATCACTTCGCGGGCGAGCAGCGCAAGACGCAGGCCTGGCAGAGTTTCGAACGCTGTAGAGCGTATCTTTCCGAGCACTACGCTCGAGCTCAATCCTTGTCCTCCGTCGCCGAGGCCTGCGGGGTTTCGCCGGCCTATCTGTCCCGCCTCTTCAATCGGTTTTCCAACGAGTCGCCCAAGGCCTTCCTCGACCGTCTGAAAATGAGTCGGGCCGCTCAGGAGCTGCTGCGGGGGAACGTGCAAGTCAAGGAGGCCGCCGCTGAAGCGGGCTACGAGGACGTGTTCCATTTTTCCCGGGTTTTCAAAAAGCGTTTTGGCCTGCCGCCGAGCGTGTTCGCCAATCGATCTGGAGCCCGGGCGAGCTCCCCGAGCGGTCGTTCGACGGGTGGCGCCTAG
- a CDS encoding alpha-L-fucosidase, which produces MKPVTALAAASLLLASIGISHAQESQTDKRREIAEGPFEPTWTSLAENYQAPDWFRDAKFGIWAHWSAQCEPEAGDWYARHMYLQGHRQYEDHLERYGHPADSGFMEIENLWKAENWAPERLMDLYVRAGAKYFVALANHHDNFDCFDSDHHEWNSVDVGPKKDIVGTWARIARQHGLRFGVSNHSAHSWHWYQAAYAYDATGPRAGERYDAYTLTKEDGAGKWWEGLDPQTLYNGPLMAMPDGLNTIEAQSKWHTENTADWTEEPPEGELGRKFVDTWFLRAQDLVDKYQPDLLYFDNYTLPLGQAGLDVAAHYYNASLDWHDGEPEAVINVKGTSEDRLGAVIDDIERGVAFGIRENPWQTDTCIGDWHYNRDVYEEGRYKSVSQVARMLADIVSKNGNLLLSIPIRGDGTLDEAEIAFLEGLADWMDINGEAIFSTRPWKIYGEGPSTEEEPEAGHYGGAKDVREAPYTAADIRFTTKDEALYAIVMQHPDSDQTITIKALGSDSDLASDKTIQSVRLLGASQEIEWSRDAEGLHVLIPEEISSPHTLTLEIRGAL; this is translated from the coding sequence ATGAAACCGGTCACCGCCCTCGCCGCCGCTTCGCTCCTTCTCGCTTCCATCGGCATTAGCCACGCCCAGGAGAGCCAAACCGACAAGCGGCGCGAAATCGCCGAAGGCCCCTTCGAGCCGACCTGGACGTCGCTGGCAGAAAACTACCAGGCGCCCGATTGGTTCCGCGATGCCAAGTTCGGCATCTGGGCCCATTGGTCCGCCCAATGCGAGCCGGAGGCGGGAGACTGGTACGCCCGCCACATGTACCTGCAAGGGCATCGCCAATACGAAGACCACCTGGAGCGCTACGGGCACCCAGCCGATTCCGGCTTCATGGAAATCGAAAACCTTTGGAAAGCGGAGAACTGGGCCCCGGAAAGGCTCATGGATCTCTACGTCCGAGCCGGGGCGAAATACTTCGTGGCCCTCGCCAATCATCACGACAATTTCGACTGCTTCGACTCCGATCATCACGAGTGGAACTCAGTCGATGTCGGTCCGAAGAAGGACATCGTGGGGACGTGGGCGAGAATCGCTCGCCAGCACGGGCTTCGATTTGGCGTGAGCAACCACTCCGCCCACTCCTGGCACTGGTACCAGGCCGCGTACGCCTACGACGCGACGGGGCCAAGAGCCGGGGAGCGCTACGATGCCTACACCCTCACCAAAGAGGATGGAGCAGGGAAATGGTGGGAAGGCCTCGACCCGCAAACCCTCTACAACGGCCCGCTGATGGCGATGCCAGATGGCCTGAATACCATCGAGGCTCAATCCAAGTGGCACACCGAAAACACTGCCGACTGGACCGAGGAACCACCCGAAGGCGAGCTCGGTAGGAAATTTGTGGATACCTGGTTCCTGAGAGCGCAGGACCTCGTCGACAAGTATCAGCCCGACCTGCTCTATTTCGACAACTACACCCTCCCGCTCGGCCAAGCCGGCCTCGATGTGGCCGCCCACTACTACAACGCCAGCCTCGACTGGCATGACGGCGAGCCCGAAGCGGTCATCAACGTGAAAGGCACCTCGGAGGACCGCTTGGGCGCCGTGATCGACGATATCGAGCGCGGCGTGGCGTTCGGTATTCGCGAGAACCCCTGGCAAACCGACACTTGTATCGGAGATTGGCACTACAATCGCGACGTGTATGAAGAGGGTCGATACAAGAGCGTCTCCCAAGTGGCGCGCATGCTCGCCGACATCGTGAGCAAGAACGGCAACCTTCTTCTCAGCATCCCCATACGCGGCGACGGAACGCTCGACGAAGCGGAAATCGCCTTCCTCGAAGGTCTGGCGGATTGGATGGACATCAACGGCGAGGCGATCTTCAGCACTCGGCCTTGGAAAATCTACGGCGAGGGTCCGTCCACCGAGGAGGAACCGGAAGCTGGCCACTACGGCGGCGCCAAGGACGTTCGCGAAGCTCCGTATACCGCAGCCGACATCCGCTTCACCACCAAGGACGAGGCGCTCTACGCCATCGTCATGCAGCATCCCGATTCCGATCAAACGATCACCATAAAGGCGCTAGGCAGCGACTCCGATCTGGCGTCCGACAAGACGATCCAAAGCGTGCGTCTGCTCGGCGCCAGCCAGGAAATCGAATGGAGCCGAGATGCCGAAGGGCTGCACGTGCTCATCCCCGAGGAGATTTCCAGCCCGCACACCCTGACCCTGGAAATCCGAGGCGCGCTCTAG
- a CDS encoding RDD family protein has product MHDVQLFSILINLGVSLLLAALIYSHYKERDIQENERYSTFWPRFLSPAIDAVVLWPITSLLPFIAFALTPSSHIAINIATTLFFYAYSIYFHGSRGGTIGKLACKIRVVDHQTEQPITFVQAFKRDAIPFLVSISLYAYAFKGAESGSVEQSASFAIVPSIAGIWFIAEVITMLTNEKRRALHDFIAGTVVVRQTKSTDASPENAEPQPVS; this is encoded by the coding sequence ATGCACGACGTCCAACTCTTCTCCATCCTCATCAATCTCGGCGTGAGCCTGCTTTTGGCGGCGCTGATATACAGCCACTACAAGGAGCGGGACATCCAGGAAAACGAACGCTATTCCACCTTCTGGCCACGCTTTCTCTCGCCGGCGATCGACGCGGTGGTGCTTTGGCCCATCACCTCCTTGCTTCCCTTCATCGCGTTCGCCCTGACGCCCTCCTCCCACATCGCCATCAACATCGCTACCACGCTCTTCTTCTACGCCTACTCGATCTACTTTCATGGCAGCCGGGGCGGCACAATCGGCAAGCTGGCATGCAAGATCCGCGTGGTCGACCACCAGACAGAGCAGCCCATAACCTTCGTCCAGGCGTTCAAGCGCGACGCTATCCCTTTCCTGGTCTCCATCTCACTCTACGCCTACGCCTTCAAGGGAGCAGAATCCGGCAGCGTCGAGCAAAGCGCCTCCTTCGCCATCGTGCCCTCCATCGCCGGCATTTGGTTCATCGCGGAGGTCATCACCATGCTGACCAACGAAAAACGTCGGGCCCTGCACGACTTCATCGCCGGCACCGTAGTGGTTCGACAAACGAAATCGACCGACGCCTCGCCCGAAAACGCGGAACCTCAACCGGTATCATAA
- a CDS encoding zinc-binding dehydrogenase — MSPTIPDRIQGAILPGDSTAKLDEFELRQPGFGEVLIRVKASTICGSDIRCIYHEHLGKGPEGYQGVIVGHEPSGQVVKTGPGCRVFREGDRAIVYHISGCGQCYDCRRGYMISCTHPTLRRAYGWQRDGGMAAYMIAEEKDLVHLPDKLSYADGAQVACGFGTVYEGLEKIGISGNDTVLITGLGPVGLAAAALCRKLGAEKIIGIDAIAERNQLARELKLCDETLAAGPDNVAEVRSLTHGQGVERAVECSAHPNARNMAIQATRKWGKMVMIGEGGPMSLNPSPDMIHDQKTLYGSWVTSTWKMMELVERLVRWNLHPAELISHRFELSQVEQAYKLMASGKCGKVAVCFDEELI; from the coding sequence ATGAGCCCTACCATTCCAGACCGTATCCAAGGAGCCATACTTCCCGGCGACAGCACCGCCAAGCTCGACGAGTTCGAGTTGCGCCAGCCGGGATTCGGCGAAGTTCTCATTCGCGTAAAAGCCTCAACCATCTGCGGCTCCGATATTCGCTGCATCTATCACGAACACCTCGGCAAGGGTCCAGAGGGCTATCAGGGCGTCATCGTGGGACACGAGCCGTCCGGCCAAGTGGTGAAAACCGGCCCTGGCTGCCGCGTCTTCCGCGAGGGTGATCGAGCGATCGTGTATCACATTTCCGGATGCGGACAGTGTTACGACTGTCGACGAGGATACATGATCTCCTGCACCCACCCCACACTTCGACGCGCCTATGGATGGCAGCGCGACGGCGGTATGGCGGCCTACATGATCGCTGAGGAGAAGGATCTGGTCCACCTTCCAGACAAGCTTTCCTACGCGGACGGAGCTCAGGTGGCCTGCGGTTTCGGCACCGTCTACGAAGGACTGGAAAAGATCGGTATCAGCGGAAATGATACCGTTCTCATCACAGGACTCGGACCGGTCGGACTCGCCGCAGCCGCCCTTTGCCGCAAGCTGGGAGCGGAAAAGATCATCGGCATAGACGCCATCGCCGAGCGCAACCAGCTGGCTCGCGAGCTCAAGCTCTGCGACGAGACCTTGGCCGCAGGACCCGACAACGTCGCGGAAGTCCGATCGCTCACCCATGGTCAGGGCGTCGAGAGAGCCGTGGAATGTTCCGCCCATCCAAACGCGCGCAACATGGCCATACAGGCCACGCGAAAATGGGGCAAAATGGTCATGATCGGCGAAGGCGGCCCCATGAGCCTCAACCCGTCCCCCGACATGATCCACGACCAGAAGACGCTCTACGGATCCTGGGTCACCTCCACCTGGAAGATGATGGAGCTGGTGGAACGCCTCGTTCGCTGGAACCTCCACCCGGCGGAGTTGATCAGTCATCGCTTCGAACTCTCCCAGGTCGAGCAAGCCTACAAGCTCATGGCCTCCGGCAAATGCGGCAAGGTCGCGGTGTGCTTCGACGAGGAACTCATATAG